A window of Cyanobacteria bacterium GSL.Bin1 genomic DNA:
AAGGGGATTTAATGTTGAGCGGTTTCCTCTTACTTCTTTGCATTGGCTTTATTGGTTTAACCTTACGGACTCAGCTATTAGTCACTTTAAATGAATCCCTCGCGATCGCGCGGGGCATTTCAGTTTCCCTTCATCGTACCTTATTTATTGTTCTCCTCTCTTTAGTTGTCGCCGTTTCCATCAAAGCAGTAGGCGTTTTACTCGTGAGTGCCTTTGTGGTGATTCCCGCTTGTACAGCACGATTACTGAGTCGCGGTTTTAGTCATTATGTGTTGTTTTCTGCCAGTTTTGGGGTGTTCTGTGCGGTATTTGGAATTATCTTCTCTGCGCTGTTTGATTTACCTTCGGGTCCGAGTATTGTTGCCACCCAGTTCGGTGTCTTTTTGAGCGCGATCGGATTAAGAAGAGCTTAACTTATTCTGATCTGAGGTGTAGAATATAATTAATTGACAAAAATTCTTAATTAATATGATGAAGGCAGAGCAAAACCCTTTCCCTGCAAAACCATTGAGTTTCACAAAGGAAGCACGCTTCAGCCAAGGACAGCATCTACCGATTTGTCAAAATTGGGCTTGGCTGATTGAAACCGGAGTCGTGAAAACTTATACTTGGAATGAGCAAGGAAACACCATTATTTTGGGCTATTGGGGCAAAGGAGAATTAGTTGGTCAAGCCTTATCGGTGGTTTCTCCCTATCAGGTAGAATGTTGCACCCCGGTAGAAGCACAACAAGTTCCTGCGACACTGTGGTCGAGTTGGGGAGAGTGTTTATCTCAGCGCTGTCAACAAGGTGAAGAATTATTATTCATTCATCGCTGTGAACCCTTGCAAGAACGGTTACGTTTATTCTTATTTTGGTTAGCCCGCAAGTTTGGACAACCCGTCCAAGAAGGGTGGCAAATCTGTTTCAAGTTAACCCATCAAGAACTAGCCGATGCCATTGGGAGTTCCCGTGTGACGGTCACTCGCCTTTTGAGAACGTTAGAACAAAAAGGAGTAATTGAGCGTTTCGGTCGCAATTGTATTGTAGTCAAAGATTAAAAATTAGTTTTCTATGTCTAACTGCTTAGTGATCGAACTAAACAATTTGAATAATTTTTGCCTGTAATAATTGAGCGACTTTCGGGTCATGAGAAGTGACGATCGCGCTCCCACCTTCTTGAGCAAATAAATCTAATCCTGCTAACATTAATTGCAATGATCTTGGGTCTTGTCCCACCGTAATTTCATCAAGCAAACAAACCGTTGGTTGTCGGGCTAAAACCGCAGCTAACGTTAAGCGTCTCTTTTGTCCTCTAGAAAGGGATTGTGGGTGACGATCGCGCAATTGAGCCAGGTTTAATTGGTCTAACCAACGATTAGAAATAGTTTTGTTAATTCCAGCTTGTTTCACTTCTGCTTCAACCGATTCTCCAAATAATTGATGTTCTGGATTTTGTAATACGAAACCAACCATTTTAGCCAGATCAGTAATCGGACGACCCGTTGCTTTTTTCCCGAACAGCCACCAGTTTCCTGTTTGCGGTTGTAATAATCCTGAGAGTAATTTTAAGAGCGTTGTTTTCCCACAGCCATTTTCTCCTTGTAATAAGATAATTTCTCCTTGATACAGTTTTAAATTGGGGAAAGCGGAATAGCCTCCCAAACTCAAATTATCCGTTTCTAAAACTAAAGTTGATTCCGAGGATCCGATGTTTGAATCTAGCTGAAGTTGTGAGGGAAAAGGAGAAAAATGATTAGGCGTTCCCTTTTTTAAATAGCCTTCCTCAAAATAAAAAGCGCGATTACATAAATCTCTCACTAAATCAAACCGATGTTCAACAATTAAAATCCCTTGTCCTTGCGTGGCGCGATCGCCCGAAGGGCGCTGGCAAAGCCAATCGCGCAACAATTGGCGTAACTGGTTACAATTACTTTTATCGAGATAAGCAAAGGGTTCATCGA
This region includes:
- a CDS encoding metal ABC transporter permease → GDLMLSGFLLLLCIGFIGLTLRTQLLVTLNESLAIARGISVSLHRTLFIVLLSLVVAVSIKAVGVLLVSAFVVIPACTARLLSRGFSHYVLFSASFGVFCAVFGIIFSALFDLPSGPSIVATQFGVFLSAIGLRRA
- a CDS encoding helix-turn-helix domain-containing protein, which encodes MSFTKEARFSQGQHLPICQNWAWLIETGVVKTYTWNEQGNTIILGYWGKGELVGQALSVVSPYQVECCTPVEAQQVPATLWSSWGECLSQRCQQGEELLFIHRCEPLQERLRLFLFWLARKFGQPVQEGWQICFKLTHQELADAIGSSRVTVTRLLRTLEQKGVIERFGRNCIVVKD
- a CDS encoding ATP-binding cassette domain-containing protein; this translates as MSNPLLTISDLTFTYSNQSHPTLNYVNLTLHPGEIILISGATGCGKSTLLNCLAGISPTHVQGELTGNILVKDQVLNEESVRDRAHYFGVLLQNVETQIFTDTVWEELGFGLENLNISSDRIPLIIDHSLSEFGLSSKARWQIDRLSAGQKQRLVLACLLIMRQSILLLDEPFAYLDKSNCNQLRQLLRDWLCQRPSGDRATQGQGILIVEHRFDLVRDLCNRAFYFEEGYLKKGTPNHFSPFPSQLQLDSNIGSSESTLVLETDNLSLGGYSAFPNLKLYQGEIILLQGENGCGKTTLLKLLSGLLQPQTGNWWLFGKKATGRPITDLAKMVGFVLQNPEHQLFGESVEAEVKQAGINKTISNRWLDQLNLAQLRDRHPQSLSRGQKRRLTLAAVLARQPTVCLLDEITVGQDPRSLQLMLAGLDLFAQEGGSAIVTSHDPKVAQLLQAKIIQIV